accacaaacttagcagcttaaaaagCACACTTTATCATTTTACAGTGCTGTAGGCTGGCAGTCCAACGTTGGTCTTGTTGGGTTTGAGTTAAGGTGCTGGCAAGTCTGCATtgcttctggaggctctgggggagaATCCACTTACTTACCTTTTTGAGCTTCTAGAGGCTGGCTGCATACTTTGGCTCATGGCCCCCTTCCTCAAGGAAGGTCATGTCTTTCTCATATCACATCACTCTGAGCTCTTCTTCCTTTGTCCTCCACTTCTTAAGGTACTTGTGATTGCCTTGGGCCCACTCGTGTAAATTTTAAGATCtgctgattagcaaccttaatgcTACATGCAGCTTTAAATCCCCCTTTCCATGTAACAGCGTATTTACAAATCCTGGGATTAGGAAGTAGACATCTCTGGAAGGCTAGTTTTGTCTGTCATAGTTCGATCTGCTTGTGGATTTCAGAGACTTCTCTTGGTTTCAGTTCCCCTAAACACTTCCCTTTctgattttatgtgtgtgtgtatttcattgTTTGGGGGATTTAGGGCAAGAGATGGTGGCTAGAGCAAGTGCCCATCACCCTGTTGACTCTcaccatttttaatgtttataattgAAAATGTGGTTTTCTTGATCCAGAGAATATTTAGAACATTctaaaaagtgattttaaaagtttattttgtagACAGAAATATGGTTGTACTGATGGACAGTTGGGAAATGCCATATTGGAGGAGCAGCGAGGGACTTTTCACTACTGTGTGCCAGTTTGTAATGaaatttccccaaccaggaagaGTTTTTACTCTTCCAAAGTATGACTTATTGAAACTACTCATCTCTTAACTATTTTGCAATGTCCAGTATACCCTCAAGTAACAAACAGTAGATCTCTTTGTTAAtaaaactgaacaacaagtagTCAAAATCTGTTCTCAGTTATACTAGCTACGCAGGATCCTACTTAAGAAATGTAGTTGCCTGCTCTGGTCCCCTGGGGCCTCCTAGATGTTTTTTGTGCGGCGATCAGACCCTAAATGGGATTGAGGAAGCTGTGAAGTTCTAGCCCCTTGTCCTGGTAGCAAATAttgagtccatgggatcacacaccTGCCTCTTCTCAACCAGGTCATCTTTTCTCATTCACTCTGCATCGTTGTCATGAGAGGCAATGTCTGTCGTCCACTTTAGTAGGGCAAGACTTTCTGGGCTCTGGGAAGACTGTTCTCTTTTATACGTGCCCACTTTATTCTGACGTGTCTTCTGATTCCTTCaacaaacttttaaatatttctgtatcaTCTCCTGTTTTATTAGCCTGTCAACTGTAGGAATTTGAAGATTCCAGATTATCAAGTGCCAAATCCTGCCTCTCTGAATTTGGTGCTTCTGGTCTAATGCGAATTGGAAAAACCTATACCCATTTGTATGGGAAGTATGTCTGAAAATAAGATCCTATAACTAAAAACATTTTCCTGTGAATGGAAAGAGCAGAGTATGTGTGTTATATCAACTGCCCCTTGTGGGTCTGTGAAGGCACTGCTAACCTCTTCCTGTGGGTAGTGCCAGGCAGGTGTGGTGTGGGCATTCTAGTGTCGGTGTAGGAGGCTGCTCTGTGGCCATCACAGCGCCTACTGCTGCTCTCAGGATGCTGCTGTGGGAGTTAGGGCTGTGGGTCCTGGTCTTTCCTGGCCGAATCTTGTCCCCTGTGGGTGCTCCTAAGTATTTTTCTGTGCAGATCAGACCTGGAGTGGCATAGACTTATGAGTGTGTGTCTGAATTGCTGGGACTGGCTTCTTGCTTGACCTTTGGCATAATTTTAGTTACCTCTCTGTCTCAGTCACAGTCAGGGGGTCTGTGGGCTGGTGCATCCGCCTTCACCCGTCAGCTAGTCATCATTGCCAGGTTTGGCCTGTATTAACTGTATCTTCTCAAATGGCTTCACAAAGAGTAGCGTTATCTCTGCCAGGCCAGCTGCAGCTGGTTTTGGTGAAGTCCGGTTCATGGAATTAGAGAGTGTAAGTAGTTCTTTCTTGTAACATAAATGTGGCCTCATTCCTATCTTCacgtagttgttcagtcactaggtcatgtctgactcttggggacCTCATAGACTTCAGtataccaggctcttctgtgccccactatctcttggaatttgttcaaattcacatcccttgagttggtgatgctatctaaccatctcatcctttgtcaccccttctcttcctgccttcagtctttccccacattagggtcttttccaatgagtaagctcttcgcatcaggtggccaaagtgttggagcttcagcttcagcataaatcgttccaatgactattcagggttgatttcctttaggattgactggtttgatctccttaaagtccaagggactttcaagagtcttctccaccaccacaattagaaagcattaattcttcagcgctcagtcttctttatggtccagctctcatttCTCACATTTTCATCTACCCTCACAAAAGGATTCACCCCCTGTCATATGCCATAGACATTTAGGGGTCAAGCTGCTGGTGGATGGGCCTTCCAATCAGGCCTCAGGGACTTGTCaaccaccttcctccccatcctttTCATTTCATATTGCTTTAGCCAAATTGAGTTGAGGATCTGAAGATCTAGCCCACTGTTGGCATGGATCTGCAACACTCACCCCGAGGCCCTCTCAGGCTCATTTCAAAATTCAGATGCACAAACTCCAATAGGCCACACTTGCGTGCTCCATcgattaagtcatgtccaactctttgtgacctcatggactgtgacccttcaggcttctctgtccgtgggattttctaggcaagaatactggaatgggttgccatttccttctccagggcatctcccgcacccagggatggaacctgtatctcttacatctcctgcattggcaggtggattcttaaccactagtgccatctgggaagcccaggccacaCTTGGTCCCACTTTACTAAGAAAGATACAGGAGAGGAAATAGAGCTCAGGTTCCCTACATGGTATTTATAGTTCATACACAGTTCTTTCAGCCTGGATGCTATTTACTGTTCAgtggtcatattttaaaaattatttgtattggccgtgctgggtctttgctgtggtACGCTAgttgcggtatgtgggatcttagttccatgaccagggagtgaacctgtgccccctgcgttgggagggTTTTATACCCTGGACCACAAGGGGAGTCCCCTTGACAGTCATCTTTACCAGAAGTGCTTTTTTCTGAGAACACCGCTGACATTCCCCTTGTTTCAGCTTTTCAGAAAAGAGACCAGATTAGTCCGTGAATAAGGAGAGAAATGGATTTGTTAACCTTTCACCCATGGGGAGTGGTATCACTGGTTGCAGCAGTTGGCTGAAGTAGTACCAAAGTGAATACTGATGTAGACTCAAGGATGTCTGTAGTTTCTGGCAGTAGCTCCTTGGTTACccttttgaataattttaaatgattaaactgACCAGTAAAACACTTTGAGGAAATAAGAGGACTGTcctttgaaagagaaataaagtatCTGAGTCCAGTGAAAAGAGACCATGGTCATGtagttaactttttatttttattttttaatttttttaatgtagttaaCTTTTAAgacaattgatttattttttttaatgttttttaatatttatttatttatttatttgccttttatttatttatttattttttccatttatttttattagttggaggctaattactttacatcattacagtagtttttgtcatacattgaaatgaattagccatggatttacatgtattccccatcccggtcccccctcccacctccctctctacctgatccctctgggtcttcccagtgcaccaggcccgagcacttgtctcatgcacccaacctgggctggtgatctgtttcaccctagataatatacatgtttcaatgctgttctcttgaaacatcccgccctcgccttctcccagagtccacaactctgttctatgcatctgagtctctttttctgttttgcatatagggttatcattaccatctttctaaagtccatatatatgtgttagtatactgtaatggtctttatctttctggcttacttcactctgtataatgggctccagtttcatccatctcattagaactgattcaaatgaattctttttaatggctgagtaatattccatggtgtatatgtaccacagcttcctcatccattcgtctgctgatgggcatctgggttgcttccatgtcctggctattataaacagtgctgcgatgaacattggggtgcacgtatctctttcagatctggtttccttggtgtgtatgcccagaagtgggattgctgggtcatatggcagttctatttccagctttttaagaaatctccacactgttttccatagtggctgtactaatttgcattcccaccaacagtgtaagaggattcccttttctccacaccctctccagcacttattgcttgtagacttttggatagcagccatcctgactggcatataatggtacctcattgtggttttgatttgcatttctctgataatgagtgatgttgagcatcttttcatgtgtttgttagccatctgtatgtcttccttggagaaatgtctgttgagttctttggcccattttttgattgggtcatttatttttctggagttgagctggaggagttgcttgtatatttttgagattaatcctttgtctgttgcttcgtttgctattattttctcccaatctgagggctgtcttttcaccttgcttatagtttcctttgttgtgcaaaagcttttaagtttcattaggtcccatttgtttatttttgcttttatttctaaaattctgggatgtgggccatagaggatcctgctgtgatttatgtcggagagtgttttgcctatgttctcctctaggagtttgatagtttctggaaCTTTTAAGACAATTGATTTAAAGTCTTTGGCAAACAAATCAGTGCATGTGCTTCTTCGGGGACAGTTTCTATtgacttcttttcttctcctttttttttttttaaaattaatggactttattttttagagaagtttctGGTTTATAGAAAATTTCAGTAAATAGGTTAGAGAATTCCCATATATCCCTTTTTTCACTCGACACAATTTTCCCTGTTATAACATTTTTCGTTAGTGGTCTGTTTATTATAATTGATGAACTGATATTGACATATTATTAACTAACATCTGTACTTTACATTAGGATTCAGTCTTTGGCTTGCATTGTCCTataggttttgacaaatgcataagatcatatatccaccattatagtatcacatGGAGGTAGTTTCAGTGCCCTAAAAATCCtatgtgctctgcctattcatccctcctCCTAACTCTTGTCAACCACTGATCCTTAATGCCTCtttagttttgcctttcccagaacGTCAGAGCGCTGGAATGATACCGTTGGTAGCCTTTTCTGATTGACTTCTTCACTTAGCAATCTGAATTTTGGTTCCTCCGTGGCTCAACaggttatttctttttgttgctgaataACAATCCATTGGATGGATGGAGCACAGCTTGTTTACCCTTTTCACTTGTTGAAGGGCATCTTGTTGCTTGCAGTTTGGGGGCAGTGGTGAATAAAGCTGTCAACACCCAgctgcaggtttttgtgtggacacagATCTTCAGTTCGTTCGGGTTAATACCTAGGAGTGTGATTGCCGGATCATATGGTGAGGCTATGTTTAGCTTTAAGTAAAAACACTGTCAGACTGTCTCCCAAAGTATctgtgcctttttgaatttcaacTGTTAATGAAAGTGCCTGTTGCTCCATCTCCTCACCAACATTTAGTGTTGTTTCAGGATTGtttggccattctgataggtatgtAGTAGTTCctcattgctgttttaattttcagttcccTGATGATACATGGtattgagtaccttttcatgtccttatttgtcatttgtatgtcttcttaggTGAAAtatcttttgcctgtttttaagttgcattgtttatattttgttgagtttttcttcatttattttggatacaagttctttatcagatgtgtgttttgcaaatactttctcccagtctgtggcttgtcttttcatatttGTAATAGTGTcttttgcaaagcagaaaaatttaattttaatgaagtctaatttaacatttttttctttcttggattgTGCGTTTGATGTTGTGTCTAAAAGTCATTGCCAAATTCATGGTCACCTAGATTTTACCCTATAttatcttctagaaattttatagttttgtattttacatCTATCTTGAGCTAgaccgtctttttttttttcttttttgtatgtagAATGTCTAGTGGTTCCAGTACTGTTTGTTAAAGAGACTAGCCTTCCTTCTCTGagttttctttacttctttgtcaaagatcagctgactgtatttgtgtgtgtatatttttgagCTGTCTCTTCTGAACCATTGATCTGTCTGTCCATTCTTTTatcagtaccacactgtcttgatcgCTATAGCTTTATGTAAGACTTGAAGTTGGGTTGTGTCAGTTctctaagtttgtttttttaatttttttccctatgaaCGGACAGTGCTTTCTTTTTTGTCCACATGCCTCAAGCTTGTTTTCTTCAACCAGACAGTTTGAATATTATAATGTGGTAACTCTGGAGATACTAGAATGTGGCAAGTCAGCTTTTCCTCTTTCCCAGGGTTGGTTGTTGCTGCTCGCTGTGGGgtgtatttgtttgtttagtaatttttttttcttggagtatagttgcttcacaatgttgtattggtttcttctgtacagaaaggtgaatcagctataggtatttATAtgccccctcttttttggatttttttttcacttttttatttatttatttttggctctgctggatcTTATTGCTGCACGTGGGCTGTCTCTGGTTGCGGCAAGTGGGCGTCTCATTGTGGAAGTTCCTCTCGGTGAGGGGCCCAGGCTCTAGGCTGCTCTGGCTTCAGTGGTAGTGgtacttgggctcagtagttgtggctcaccaGCTTGCTtgcctcgaggcatgtgggatcttcccagaccaaggatcaaactcctgtcccctgcactggcaggtggattcttaactagggggccaccagggaagcgccgcGTTTAGTGATGTTTCTAAACTATTTTTGTAAAGACTGTTTTCCTTCTTGTGTGTCCCCATTGAATTCTCTGTTCCATTGGCTTAGTGGTCAGCTAGGGATTTGGCAGAGGTTTTCTTAAACATCTggggaaaacagaataaaacaaaaaacgcCTGATCTTTGCATATTGGCTTTTTGGGAAACACTTCTTCAGGGCTTGTCAGGCTGTTACAACTCTGACTTAGCCTTTACTTTCCCCTTGCACAGAGCCTAAAAGTCAACCAGTGGTGGAAGTTTAGGATTTTTTTCAGGTCTTCTCTGAGCGTGCATCCAGACCTGGGCATGTATGTGGCCTTCTCAATTGCTTGGTATACATGGAGCTGTCCAAAGCCTTTTTTCTCCCCTGTATCTTCTTTCccagcttctttctttctggtcttGGTATATGTGCTGCCTGCCCCATCCCTTGTCCCTGGCTCCAGGTGGCTGTGGGTAGTGTACATGCCTTTAAGGGTTTCCAAACACTGTCCAGGAAGCTGCTTCAGCCCTGAGAAAGTTTTGAATTGGAATAAACAAAGACAGGCTCCTGGGTGGAACAACCGCCACAGTTCTTTGATAACAAGGTCTTCATTGCCTTTCCTGGCACCAGCAACTTgcataactggaaaaaaaatggcaTATTAAATTATGGGATCAGAAATGATCCTGATAGTAAATGAAGAACTTGTTGAGATTTCATGTTTAGTAAGCTGAGGATTGAGAGTAATCAGCCAGTGTTTATACATCTTAACATATATTATATTTCTAGAATTGGATGCGTATCAGGATGTTTTGAAGAATAGCACCAACTCTCCGGGAGATAGTCACTTCAACGCCATGACCAAAGACAAAGAATCTCCCATCAGAAGCTGTCATTTTATTTACATCGTGGCCTTAGTATTTGGAACCATAATCCAGTTCTCTGTTGAAAGCGAATTTGTGGTAGACATGTCAAAAACAAGCCTTATTCATGTTCCCAAAGACCTGCCACCAAAAACTGAGGTCTTAGACTTGTCTCAAAACAACATATCTGAGCTTCACCTGTCTGATGTCAGCTTTCTCTCAGGGCTGAAAGTTCTGAGACTTTCCCATAATAGAATCCAGGGCCTTGATGTTAGTATTTTCAAGTTCAACCATCATTTGGAATATTTGGATTTATCTCACAATCAGCTGCAGAAGATATCTTGCCATCCAATCACCACGAGTCTCAAGCACTTAGACCTCTCATTCAATGACTTTGATGCCCTGCCCATCTGTAAGGAATTTGGCAACTTGACCCAACTGAATTTCTTAGGATTGGGTGCTGCAAAGTTACAACAATTAGATCTGCTACCAGTTGCTCACTTGCACCTAAGTTGTATCCTTCTGGATTTGGAAGATTattatatgaaagaaaataagaaagaaagcctTCAAATTCTGAATACAAAGAAACTTCACCTTGTTTTTCACCCAAATAGCTTTTTCTCTGTCCAAGTGAACATATCAGTGAATAGTTTAGGGTGCTTACAACTGACTAATATTAAATTGAATGATGACAATTGTCaagttttacttaaatttttatcaGGACTCACTGGAGGACCAACCTTACTAAATTTTACCCTCAACCATATGAAAACAACTTGGAAATGTTTGGTTAAAGTTTTTCAATTCCTTTGGCCCAAACCTGTAGAATATCTCAATATTTACAATTTAACAATAGTTGAAAAAATTGATGAAGAAGTTTTTACTTATTATAAAACGACATTGAAGGCACTGAAAATAGAAGATATTAcaaatgaagtttttattttttcacaggcAGCAGTATACACACTGTTTTCTGAGATGAATATTCTGATGTTAACCATATCAGACACACGCTTTATACACATGCTTTGTCCTCAGGGACCAAGCACATTTAAGTTTCTGAACTTTACCCAGAATGCTATCACAGATAGTGTCTTTCAAAATTGTGGCACTTTAACTAGATTGGAGacacttattttacaaaagaatgaattaaaagacCTTTTCAAAACAAGTCTCATGACTAAGGATATGCTTTCTTTGGAAACACTGGATGTTAGCTGGAATTCTTTGGAATATGACAGATATAACGGAAATTGTACTTGGGCTGGGAGTATAGTGGTGTTAAATTTATCTTCAAATGCACTCACTGACTCTGTTTTCAGATGTTTACCTCCTCAGATCAAGGTTCTTGATCTTCACAATAACAGAATAAGGAGCATCCCTAAAGATGTCACTGGTCTAGGAACTTTGCAAGAACTCAACCTTGCTTCCAATTCTTTAGCCCACCTTCCTGGATGTGGTATCTTTAGCAGCCTTTCCATACTGATCATTGATTATAATTCAATTTCCAATCCATCAGCTGATTTCTTCCAGAGCTGCCAGAAGATTAGGTCCCTCAAAGCAGGGAACAATCCATTCCAATGTTCCTGTGAGCTGAGAGAGTTTATCCAAAGTGTTGGCCAAGTATCTAGTGAAGTGGCAGAGGATTGGCCTGATTCTTATAAGTGTGACTATCCGGAGAGCTATAAGGGAGCCCTTCTAAAGGACTTCCATGTATCTGAGCTGTCATGCAACACGGCTCTGCTGATTGTCACCATCGTGGTCCCTGGGCTGGTGCTGGCCGTTACCGTGACTGTCCTCTGTATCTACCTGGATCTGCCCTGGTACCTCAGGATGGTGTGTCTGTGGACCCAGACCCGGCGCAGGGCCAGGAATGTGCCCTTGGAAGAACTCCAAAGAACTCTCCAGTTCCATGCTTTTATTTCATACAGTGGGCACGATTCTGCCTGGGTGAAGAATGAACTGGTACCTtgtctagaaaaagaaaatataaggattTGTCTCCATGAGAGAAACTTTGTTGCTGGCAAGAGCATCGTGGAAAATATCATCAATTGCATTGAGAAAAGCTACAAGTCCATCTTCATTTTGTCTCCCAACTTTGTCCAGAGTGAGTGGTGCCATTATGAACTCTACTTTGCCCACCATAATCTCTTCCATGAAGGATCTAATAACTTAATCCTGATCTTGCTGGAACCCATTCCACAGAATACCATTCCTGATAGATATCACAGGCTAAGAGCTCTCATGGCACAGAGAACTTATTTGGAATGGCCCAAGGAGAAGAACAAACAGGGACTCTTTTGGGCTAATATTAGAGCtgcttttaatattaaattaagacTAGTCACTGAAAACGATGatgtgaaatgttaaaaaaataaaatgtctgaaaTCCAATTTAAGAGACCATCATTCACTTGGATTCTGATGGACACTGGTTTCAAGTTATTTCTGGATGCTGCCTCCATTATTTCCATGAATGCAGGGAAGACTTATGGAAAACCATGTTTCAGCTGAACTGGAAAGGAAGCTGGGCCTGAGCTAATGCTCAGACTTGCTGATTACAGGTAACTCAGTCTCTCTGGTTTAACCATTCTGTTTCAAATTGAAACAGCCTCTGTCGAATGAATGCTCAGTCATTCGGGgacccttcccctctcctttcctgAGTGGATGTTGTGTGAGCAGGAGTCCATGAGGCCTGCTGGCCACAAGGAAAAAGTTAGCCGCAGAACTGTAAGCAGTGGTGCTTGGAGAGTCCTGTGGATCTTCATCAGCCTTGGGGTCGGCTCTGTCATCCTGCTCTACTTTGGGAGAAAATAGACCTGATACGGAAATTAAAGACCCTTTTTTCTTCACATCTGAGTAATACTTTACAAAATGTTTGGCCTTGCTATACAAATAGGGAATTAATCAGTGGCAACTTAATGGCAttttactcacacacacacatatatatatggagcctcccaggtgcctcagtggttaacattccgcctgccaagcaggagaagcaagttcgatccctgggtcgggaagatcccctggagaaggaaatggcaacccgctccagtcttcttacctggaaaatcctgtggacagaggagcttggtgggctacagtccatgggattgcagagtcagacgtgaccaagtaaataaacaacaactatttataaatatgtatgtgttataGGCTGTTGAGGCCAACATGATTTACCTGCTTGCCAAGCCAGAGTTATTTATAACTGATTATTGAATAGGAATTTCTGGTTGTGTTAGAATTTCGGTGAATGCCTCAAAACTGCAAAAAGGTGGTAAATATCAGCACATTTTAAACAGATATTAGACAAAGCCAGGTTGGACTTACTAAAAAATAGCAGAAAGAGGCCAGTAACTATCAACTCATGTTACCCATCTTCAGAGGCTTGGATTGAAAAGGGTGATTAAAGAGTCGTGAAGTAGCAGTTCTAGACCTGTAGGGAGATGGCTTTGGATTTCTTCTTGACTTCCCGACATCTGTCTTGACTAAGCCACCAATATCTCTCACCTATATGACTACGGTAACCTAACTGGCCTCCCTGATGTCACTCTTGCCTCATACATTCTCCAAACAGCAATCAGAGGAATtattcttaaaatagaaattattttaagccATCCCCCTGCTTAAAAGGTTCTAATGACCTCCCCTTGCAGTTATAATAAATGTTGAGCCCCTTGTCAGGACCTGCTGTGAGGATGGGGATGAGGATGGGGatgaaggaggggaggggggctgcctGACTGGTGACCATCATTGAGAGGAATGGTGTATGGGTCTGCTAGGACTGCTATGCCACACACCACAGTCTGGGTGGCTTAGACAACAgtaatgtatttctcacagttctgaagtcCAGGAAAGGGAGAGATTGGCAGAGAGAATGGGATGGAGGGGTGCGAGAGCATGGTTAAGAGACATGACTAGGATGTCTGCAATATAAATGGAGGAGAATGCTTTGatgtgcagtcatgtccaactctttgcaaccccatgaactgcaacctgccaggctcctctgtccatgggattctccaggcaggaatactggagtgggttgccatgccctcttccaggggctcttcccaaccctgggattgaacccaggtctcccacattgcagacagattgtttaccatctgagccagcagggaagcctagtgAGAATGAgaatatagaaaggaaaaaagaaaaacccccaCGCTGGGAAAAGAGGAAGTCAATTTCTTCCAGATTTCCGGAGATTGGTTTGATTAGAAGAGAATGAGAATAAATTATAGGCAGTGAAAGGGACTTCAAGGGATTTCTAAAGCCACCTTTCTGGGGCTTTCTAGTTACAGTTAGTTTATAAGGAGTCTCAACAGTCAAGTCTAAGTCTGAAGTAGTTTTTGTGAGCAGATTTCTGACCTCTGCGGTCCTTTTGAGGTATTAACAATGCAATGTAGCTTAGCATTTTCAATCTCCAATTCCATTTAAGCTCATCTCCTTTCCCCATTTCACAGGGTGCAGCTTCACATCACAAGCAGATACTCAGCGCTGCTGACCCTCACTGCCTCCCTGTATGCCTGTGTGCCTGGGGAAGATGTGAGGATGGCAAGGAGGGGGCTGTGCACTATCTGATCCAACTGCTTCAGGAAGTGCTGGCCCCAATTGTTGGCAGCTCTCCTTAGAATAGGGGGTAAATTACACTTCCTAGTCCTTGGTTTTGGACCCAAGTCATAGGAAAAGTTCTAGTCTACACCCGACACTGTTCTCTGTAGAACCAGCTggtttaattaagaaaaaagaaagtgaaagtcactcagtcgtgtctgactcattgtgacccaggccagagtactggaattccccaggctggagtgggtagcctttcccttctccaggggatcttcccaacacagggatctaacccacattaAGAGATTACTAAACAGAGTTCTTGGTCCAATGCCATctga
This sequence is a window from Odocoileus virginianus isolate 20LAN1187 ecotype Illinois chromosome 21, Ovbor_1.2, whole genome shotgun sequence. Protein-coding genes within it:
- the TLR6 gene encoding toll-like receptor 6, which encodes MTKDKESPIRSCHFIYIVALVFGTIIQFSVESEFVVDMSKTSLIHVPKDLPPKTEVLDLSQNNISELHLSDVSFLSGLKVLRLSHNRIQGLDVSIFKFNHHLEYLDLSHNQLQKISCHPITTSLKHLDLSFNDFDALPICKEFGNLTQLNFLGLGAAKLQQLDLLPVAHLHLSCILLDLEDYYMKENKKESLQILNTKKLHLVFHPNSFFSVQVNISVNSLGCLQLTNIKLNDDNCQVLLKFLSGLTGGPTLLNFTLNHMKTTWKCLVKVFQFLWPKPVEYLNIYNLTIVEKIDEEVFTYYKTTLKALKIEDITNEVFIFSQAAVYTLFSEMNILMLTISDTRFIHMLCPQGPSTFKFLNFTQNAITDSVFQNCGTLTRLETLILQKNELKDLFKTSLMTKDMLSLETLDVSWNSLEYDRYNGNCTWAGSIVVLNLSSNALTDSVFRCLPPQIKVLDLHNNRIRSIPKDVTGLGTLQELNLASNSLAHLPGCGIFSSLSILIIDYNSISNPSADFFQSCQKIRSLKAGNNPFQCSCELREFIQSVGQVSSEVAEDWPDSYKCDYPESYKGALLKDFHVSELSCNTALLIVTIVVPGLVLAVTVTVLCIYLDLPWYLRMVCLWTQTRRRARNVPLEELQRTLQFHAFISYSGHDSAWVKNELVPCLEKENIRICLHERNFVAGKSIVENIINCIEKSYKSIFILSPNFVQSEWCHYELYFAHHNLFHEGSNNLILILLEPIPQNTIPDRYHRLRALMAQRTYLEWPKEKNKQGLFWANIRAAFNIKLRLVTENDDVKC